A region of the Chryseobacterium cucumeris genome:
TTTTTGTCATTCAGTTCTTTCGCAAAAAAATAAGCAACGCCTGAAAAATCAAGAATAGTCTGAGGATTGGTACTTTCCCACTTCCCTCCGTCAAGATCATTTTGCGGAGCTTTAAAATTATATTTCTGCGGAACCGTGAAGAATCTTATATTCTGATTATTGGCGTTTTTAATTTCATTTTCATACAAAGGTGTCAGCCTGCGCATCGGAAGTTCCATATTGGATTGTCCTGAGGCTACCCATACATCACCAATAAGAATATCTTTAAGGGTGATCTCATTAATCATCATGGTATATGGACCTCCGGCATTAAGCTTTGGAATCATAAGAGACCAGTTTCCCCTTTGGTCTGCTGTGGCATTATAGGTTTTATTGATAAACTTAATTGTAATTTTTTCTCCTGCATCTGCATATCCCCAGATTTTAAGATCCTGATTTCTCTGAAGGATCATTCCGTCTGAAACCAATGCGGGAAGCCTTACCTTTGCATGAAAACTGCAAATAGCTGCAAGAAAAAATAATAAATATAGAGTTCTGTTCTTCATGGAAAAAATCTGTTTTTAATGTTGGTTCAGCTTTATTTCTTTTCGTAATTTTCTGTCAGTAAACGGACTTCAATGACTTTAGCGGTCATGAGTTTTTCATCTGCAAGGAATTTTACACTAAGATTTTCTTTATTCTTTTCTGAATCCGGAATCGGAACAATCAGATATTGAGGTAAACTTCCGGACTTTCCTTCCAGATTTTGGGTAATGATTTTTTTATCGTTGATCTCAATATTCAGCGTACGGCTGGTATTCGCATCAAAGTACAGCAGGTAAAGGTATGAAGCATTTTTTCCGGTATTTTTAATCCGGTAACTGAACCAGCCTTTGGCATCACGGAAATGGCGGTCTTCCATATATCCTGTACCAGAGTCTTTGCTTTCTATAAAATGGTCTGATTCCGGCTGCTGTTCGCCCAATTGGATCTTATCTGCGGTGATCATATCCAGCTTTCTGGTTTCTGCTTCTTCTTTTGCCCTTTGCTTCAAAATATTTTCTATTCCGTTTTTATCAGCCTGAGGCCAGTATAAAATATATCTTTCTGCCTGAATACTGTAAAACGGCACAAGACTGAGCCCTTTCCCGAATTTTTCAGACGGATAAAGACCTGTAACGGTAAAGTTGAGCGGTTTATTGTTCGAAGGCTCAGCATGACTGACAACTTCTGAAGAATTTCCGAGGATAACAGGAATTTCGTTTAAAGGAATCTGCGGACCATGAGCAATATGGCCTCCTCTGCTATCGTCCGCAAGAAGTCCCTGTTGGTTTTCGGTCCCGTATTTTGCGGCAAGCACCACAGGGCCGTATTTAAATGCATAATAACTGGAGCGGTCAGGCAGCTGTTCTGCGGAAAGATGCATAGGTAAAATCATTTTCACGACATCACCTTTTTTCCATTTTTTAGTCAGCGTAAAATAACCGTCAGAACCTCGCTGTACTTTTTCCTGTTTTCCGTTGATCAGAATTTTTACTTCCGAAGGTGTAGTCCATTCGGGACATCTAAGTTTTACATCAAATTCTGATTTTCCTGCAGCATCAAAGATCAATGTTGTTTCAGGAACTTCCGGGAAGTTATTGACCTGGCGGAGCACTACTTTTTGCTGTTTCCATGTCAATGTGGAAGGGATAAATAAGTTCACATATAAATCCTTATCCGACCGGGCATAAATCATTTCTCCATATTTGGCATGGTTTTCCATTCCGGATCCTACACAGCACCAGAAGCTGGTCTGAGGCTGCGAATACACACGGTAATGTCCGGGACGCATTGGCGTAAAGTACACAAAGCCTCCCTGATCATGATTTTCTGTGGAAAGAATATGATTGTATAAAGCTTTTTCGTAATAATCTATATAATACGATTCGGGCTGCGTTGCATAAAGCTCTTTGGTCAGCTTCAGCATATTATAGGTATTGCAGGTTTCGGGACCTTCAATACTTTTGATCATGCTGCTGAAATCATTGACAGGGTTAAAGTGCTCACTAACACTGTTTCCGCCAATAACTGAAGATCTTTTCTCTGTAACGTTATGCCAGAAAAAATCAGCGGCATTACTCCAGGACGTATTATTCTCAAGATCGGCAATACGTTTATAGCCGATTACTTTTGGAATCTGTGTATTGGCATGCAGTCCTGTAAGTTTATCTTCTCCTGATAAAAGCGGTGTAAGAATAGCCTGATGGGAAAAACGGTGAGCCAGTTTCAGATACTTTTTATCATGAGTGATATCGTAAACATCTGCAAAAACTTCGTTGAGCCCTCCATGTTCACTGCGCAGCATATCCTGTATCTGTTCATCAGAAAGATCCGACACTTCATTCATCATCCAATCTGTAAGCTTTACAAGCATTGCCTTTGCTTTTTCATTTTTGGCATACCAATACGCATCGCGCAGCCCTGAGTAAAGTTTGTGAATATTATATAAAGGTACCCAGCGGTCGTTCAAACCGAAGCCTGAAGTGCGAATATTTCCCTGTTTTATTTCTTTCCAGATTCTTTTCCCGTTAGGAATCCCTGAAATGTATCCGGCCGGAGAGGTTTTCTGGCACCGTTCCAGTTCATTGATCATATAATCAATTCTCTGTTGTATCGCAGTATCTCCTGTAGAAGCATACATCAGGGATAATGCGGAAATATAATGTCCTCCTATGTGACCGTCCAGTCCTGTATTTTCCCAATTGGGATAATTATCTGCCCTGGGTTTCAACCCGGCTTCTTTAAGATAAGGAGCCAGCAGCCTGTCAGGTTCCATTGCCATGAGATATTGACGGTCTGCCATCATAGCTTTATTGAAAACACTCTCTGATAACTTTACAGTTTCCAAAGGGAAATAATGAATTTTCTTATTCATCTGCGCTGAGGCAAATGAAGCAAAACACAATAAAATAACCGAAAGTTTTGGGGTCATGGATAAATGTTAATTCAACATTTCTAAAATAACAGAAAGAATCTATATACGAAACATTTCCTGAGTCTGTTTGACTAATTTTTTCATTTAAAACTTTCAATAAAGCCCTGAAAACAACAAAAAACACACTACCTTATCATAAAAAATAAGATAATTAATTCACAGAAAAACAAAATCTTAAAACCATATGATTCCCTATGAAAATGAATTCAGAACATGTTTTGGCAAAAATTTCAAAGATATAGCAAATACCTTATCGTATTTTTAACGTTAAGTCCCTTTTCTTGACTATTATCAATCTTATTTTTAATTTTAACACAATTTTAACATTCAATTCATGTATTATTAACCTGATTTCTGTGATATTTTCCGGTTTTGATAACGGTTTTACCTCCCAAAATATCCTTTAGGAATAATTTTAATGAAATAAATCATTCAGATTAAAAAGTGTATGAATCACATTTATATAATATCATATTCATAAAAGCTTTACCTTTGTAGTAAAATATAAAAGATGACTGAGGATTACTCCCAATATCCCAAACACCTTGTTGCCGTTGACTGTATCATTTTCGGTTTTGACGGCGAAAATCTTAAAATACTTTTGGTAAAAAGAAATTTTGAACCTCAAATGGGCGAATGGTCGTTGATGGGTGGCTTCGTTGGCAGTGAGGAAACCTCTGATGAGGCGGCCAACAGAGTTCTGTGTACATTGACCGGTCTTGAAAATATTTATCTTGAACAGCTGAAATGTTATACGGAAATTAACCGTGAGCCGACAGCCAGAATCATGTCTATCTCCTATTATGCACTGATCAATATTGAGAAAAACATCCAGATCAATGAGCAGTACAGTGCAAAATGGGTGGAACTGCAGAAAGCTCCTGACCTTATTTTCGATCATAACGAAATGGTAAAGGATGCTGTAGCAAGATTAAGAAGAAGAGCTTCCACAGGACCTATAGGATTTGAGCTTCTTCCTGAAAAGTTCACAATGAAAGATCTTCAGAATCTTTATGAAGCTATTTTTAATGAAAAATTTGACAAGCGGAATTTTACCAGCAAGATCAACAGTATGGATATCCTTGTGAATACGAATAAAAAGGATATGACTTCATCCAGAAAAGGGTCTTTTCTTTACCGGTTCGATGAAAAAAAATACAATAAAAAAATCTCGCGGGGATTTATGTTTAAAATCTGATAGACCAACCTGTTTAATTTTGGAAAAAGTATTCCAGAAAATTAACAATTTAGAATGATAGAAAATTCAGCATACTCTTATTAAAATCTCACTTTTGTGAGATTTTTTTTGTGTTCCTGGCGGAAATTTCAAGCAAGCCAAACAGTTATTTGGTCTTTTTTCAGAATGATCGTAATAAAAATTTATGATAAGGTTTTTTCTTTTCTCCTACCACACAATGTATTATAATTATATGGTTTATAATCTTATTTATGATATGTAATTTTTTGTTAATTTTTAATAAAATATTGATTTATATTTAATATTATATGTATTTTTATACAAAACTAATAACCATATTTAACAACAACTCAAATTTTCACAAGCCCCGAACTTAACTTCGCGGGAACCAGAAAAAAGAGAGAAAAAGAATTTCCAATTGCAAACTGAATAGAAATGATTCCAGTATTCTACCTAAAACCGGTATTTAGGTAAGGAGATATGGAGACAAACAGGTTAAACGGTTTAGTAATCTGAAATCAATCCTTATTCAAATCCACCGTTAATAAAAATTAAGAAGTTTTACTTATCTGCGCAATACTCCTGCGCGGGATGGAGAATCAAAATATTAACGGCTAAAAAATAAGACCAAACTTTAAATATATCAAATTATGAAAACAAACAAAATGTGGCTTTTTCTGGCCTTTCTGTTAATCATTCTTTCCAGCTGTTCTACGATGGATGAAAAAAATTTACTAGAAGACCCTGACACCAACTTAAGTGTCGGCGCTAGCGCAAGAGCGTTGGCAGCAACACCAATGCTGCATGTCGGAGGCAGATACCTTAAAGATCCCTGTGACAATAATGTTGTCTTACATGGTGTCGCCATAACTCCCAGCCCCTGGTTCAATGGCTGTCAGTATGGGGCTAATTCCGGCTACTGTACCTGGGATAATTACAATGTACAGGGCGCACTGAACTATAATAAAGCTGTCATGAACAAGCTCACCAGTGCTGCTGATGGCTGGTATCTCAATTACATCCGCCTCCATATTGATCCGTATTGGACCAATGATCCCGGACCGGCTATCCCAGAGAACGATATCTCAAGATTCAATTATAACCGCCTGGTAACTTATACAGATCAGGTGATAATCCCGCTGATTAACCATGCCCGCAGCCTGGGAATGTATGTCATCCTACGTCCGCCAGGCGTATGTCCAAATCGTATTGCTGTGAACGATGCCTATCATAGCTATCTTAAAACCGTATGGACCTTTTTGTCGCAACATCCGGGGCTAAAGAACGCTGACAATGTGATGTTCGAATTAGCCAACGAACCTGTTGAGATTCTGGGCACAAATGGCACATGGGGATCGACAGGAAACGAGCACTTTGCAGCACTTAAAAACTTCTTCCAGCCATTGGTTAACATTATTCGCAACAATGGAGCCAATAATGTTTGCTGGATACCGGGTACAGGATGGCAATCCCATTATCAAGGCTATGTCAGTAACCAGATTACAGGTGGTAATATTGGTTATGCTGTTCATATCTATCCGGCTTACTGGGGCGGTCTCAGCAACTATCAAGCCTTTCAGAACGCATGGAATATCAATGTTAAACCAATCGCAGACATTGCACCAATTGCCATTACCGAGACCGACTGGGCCCCGCAGGGCTATGGTACCTTCGGCATCGGTACAACAGGTACCGCAGGCGGAAGCGGATTTGGCGCCAATTTAAAATATATCGTGGATCAGTCAGGCAATGTAAGCTGGAATGTTCTTGCCCCGGATAACCTCCTCCACAAAGGCGATCCTAATGCAGGAACAGCCTACAACAACGATTGGGAAGCCTGCGCCGCACCAGTTAAACAGTGGTTCCAGCAATATGCATCCTCCAATTATCCTGTTGGAAACTGTAATACAACCAGCAACCTAGTTAATAATGGTATTTACGAGATCGAGTTTCAGACCGATGCCAATAAAGTAGTTGATCTAAAATCCGGAGAGGATGCCAATGGCGCAGTGTTAAGACCATGGACAAGGAATGGTGCTGCTGCACAACGCTGGGTTGCAATTGACGCCGGCAATGGTTACTGGCGTTTTGTATCCAAAGCGAGTGCAACCAATCGCTGCATTGACTTAGCCAGTAACAGCAATACACTGGGAACCTCGATCAGGCTTTGGCAGAACTATGGTAATGATGCACAAGCCTGGCAGGTAGTTGCTGTCTCCAATGGTTATTATAAAATCCTGTCCAAGGTGGACCCTACACGTGGCTGGGATATTCCCAACTGTACCATGGATGGCAATTCAAACTTACACCTTTGGGATTATTACGGTACTTCATGTCAATTGTTCAAGTTTAAATATATTGGAATGAACTGATATCAATAAAAAAACAGGGTGCTTTTTAAGCATCCTGTTTTTTTATTGTATGTGAAAAGTCAATTTTGCTTCGCAGTCAATGGTGAATTTCTAAAATTGACAAGTGAAACGAATTCACTATTGACTATTCACTTATAACATATTTCTACGTTTACCAAAATCTTACATACAAGGCGGTCAGTAAAAGCAGCGTCATCACAATCAAAACTAATGTCCTGTTGTCTACTTTAAACATTGCTACATCAATGGCAAAGGCTTTAGGGTTTACTTTTGGACCTGCAAGACTGATCAGGATCATGGCAATTATGGTGATAAAAAACGACCATCCCATATTGATCAGGAAAGGAATTTCGGTAATGGTATGAACCACCCCATTTTCCAGCTTTTCATAAGTGAATGCTGTGTACATCCACGTCTCTTTCCCGAAAATTTCAACGGCAAAACTGTTGAAGAAAATAGCCAGGACAAATCCTAAAATCACCCCTACCAAAGCAGCTATGCCAGTCGTTCTTTTCCAGAACATCCCCAGAAGGAACATGGCAAAAACTCCCGGACTGATAAAGCCTGTATATTTCTGGATAAATGTGAAACCTCCTTCACCACCAATTCCTAAAACATCTGTCCAGGTAAAGGCCAG
Encoded here:
- a CDS encoding NUDIX hydrolase, coding for MTEDYSQYPKHLVAVDCIIFGFDGENLKILLVKRNFEPQMGEWSLMGGFVGSEETSDEAANRVLCTLTGLENIYLEQLKCYTEINREPTARIMSISYYALINIEKNIQINEQYSAKWVELQKAPDLIFDHNEMVKDAVARLRRRASTGPIGFELLPEKFTMKDLQNLYEAIFNEKFDKRNFTSKINSMDILVNTNKKDMTSSRKGSFLYRFDEKKYNKKISRGFMFKI
- a CDS encoding glycoside hydrolase family 127 protein: MTPKLSVILLCFASFASAQMNKKIHYFPLETVKLSESVFNKAMMADRQYLMAMEPDRLLAPYLKEAGLKPRADNYPNWENTGLDGHIGGHYISALSLMYASTGDTAIQQRIDYMINELERCQKTSPAGYISGIPNGKRIWKEIKQGNIRTSGFGLNDRWVPLYNIHKLYSGLRDAYWYAKNEKAKAMLVKLTDWMMNEVSDLSDEQIQDMLRSEHGGLNEVFADVYDITHDKKYLKLAHRFSHQAILTPLLSGEDKLTGLHANTQIPKVIGYKRIADLENNTSWSNAADFFWHNVTEKRSSVIGGNSVSEHFNPVNDFSSMIKSIEGPETCNTYNMLKLTKELYATQPESYYIDYYEKALYNHILSTENHDQGGFVYFTPMRPGHYRVYSQPQTSFWCCVGSGMENHAKYGEMIYARSDKDLYVNLFIPSTLTWKQQKVVLRQVNNFPEVPETTLIFDAAGKSEFDVKLRCPEWTTPSEVKILINGKQEKVQRGSDGYFTLTKKWKKGDVVKMILPMHLSAEQLPDRSSYYAFKYGPVVLAAKYGTENQQGLLADDSRGGHIAHGPQIPLNEIPVILGNSSEVVSHAEPSNNKPLNFTVTGLYPSEKFGKGLSLVPFYSIQAERYILYWPQADKNGIENILKQRAKEEAETRKLDMITADKIQLGEQQPESDHFIESKDSGTGYMEDRHFRDAKGWFSYRIKNTGKNASYLYLLYFDANTSRTLNIEINDKKIITQNLEGKSGSLPQYLIVPIPDSEKNKENLSVKFLADEKLMTAKVIEVRLLTENYEKK
- a CDS encoding RICIN domain-containing protein; this translates as MKTNKMWLFLAFLLIILSSCSTMDEKNLLEDPDTNLSVGASARALAATPMLHVGGRYLKDPCDNNVVLHGVAITPSPWFNGCQYGANSGYCTWDNYNVQGALNYNKAVMNKLTSAADGWYLNYIRLHIDPYWTNDPGPAIPENDISRFNYNRLVTYTDQVIIPLINHARSLGMYVILRPPGVCPNRIAVNDAYHSYLKTVWTFLSQHPGLKNADNVMFELANEPVEILGTNGTWGSTGNEHFAALKNFFQPLVNIIRNNGANNVCWIPGTGWQSHYQGYVSNQITGGNIGYAVHIYPAYWGGLSNYQAFQNAWNINVKPIADIAPIAITETDWAPQGYGTFGIGTTGTAGGSGFGANLKYIVDQSGNVSWNVLAPDNLLHKGDPNAGTAYNNDWEACAAPVKQWFQQYASSNYPVGNCNTTSNLVNNGIYEIEFQTDANKVVDLKSGEDANGAVLRPWTRNGAAAQRWVAIDAGNGYWRFVSKASATNRCIDLASNSNTLGTSIRLWQNYGNDAQAWQVVAVSNGYYKILSKVDPTRGWDIPNCTMDGNSNLHLWDYYGTSCQLFKFKYIGMN